A region of Streptomyces deccanensis DNA encodes the following proteins:
- a CDS encoding SDR family oxidoreductase, with amino-acid sequence MALLEDKVVLVNGGSQGVGAGVVRAALREGATVVFTGRRAEVGERLAAETGATFVRADLADPAQVRDAVERAIAAHGRVDSLVNAAGLTSRGSLLDTSPELFDAHIAINLRAPFFAMQAVVEHLVARTAPGTIVNIGSNCAHGGPPFLAPYSAAKAGLAGLTRNAAHAHRWDRIRINDLNIGWTETEGEDAIQREFHDAADDWRERAAERLPMGKLGQVDEIADFVVFLLSDRSGVVTGSVIDWDQNVVGAQD; translated from the coding sequence ATGGCACTACTGGAGGACAAGGTCGTCCTCGTCAACGGCGGCAGCCAGGGCGTCGGCGCGGGCGTCGTCCGTGCGGCCCTGCGCGAGGGCGCGACCGTCGTGTTCACGGGGCGCCGCGCCGAGGTCGGCGAGCGGCTCGCGGCGGAGACCGGCGCGACGTTCGTCCGGGCCGACCTGGCGGACCCCGCGCAGGTGCGCGACGCCGTGGAGCGGGCGATCGCCGCGCACGGCCGGGTCGACAGCCTCGTCAACGCGGCCGGCCTGACCTCACGCGGCTCGCTCCTCGACACCTCGCCCGAACTCTTCGACGCGCACATCGCGATCAACCTGCGGGCCCCCTTCTTCGCCATGCAGGCCGTGGTCGAGCACCTGGTGGCCCGCACGGCGCCCGGCACGATCGTCAACATCGGCTCGAACTGCGCGCACGGCGGCCCGCCGTTCCTGGCCCCCTACTCCGCCGCGAAGGCCGGCCTCGCGGGCCTCACCCGCAACGCCGCCCACGCCCACCGCTGGGACCGGATCCGGATCAACGACCTCAACATCGGCTGGACCGAGACCGAGGGCGAGGACGCGATCCAGCGCGAGTTCCACGACGCGGCCGACGACTGGCGGGAACGGGCCGCCGAACGCCTCCCGATGGGCAAGCTCGGCCAGGTCGACGAGATCGCCGACTTCGTGGTCTTCCTTCTCTCCGACCGCAGCGGCGTGGTCACCGGCTCCGTGATCGACTGGGACCAGAACGTCGTAGGCGCCCAGGACTGA
- the drmB gene encoding DUF1998 domain-containing protein, giving the protein MSRTLRVRQSQTVVPFGVGAVFDIQGESFVATGIGDWPTRGRQRIDSPRLASRLGATGFYAAPATANDRFDTPDAPGAPYIRFPSWLFCGACRRMKRWRIADEKHGQAPRCPSCSPARTLAPMRFVQICAAGHLSDIDWWFWAHSRREAAERRQCGERDRLSFLVSDRASGLEALSVACTAKGCGAARDLLDVLGTHGMRCSGRNPWQRAGEAVECVRPVQIVQRTAGNLYYPLVHSALDIPETDLPAHADDALAQRVREHDLWVSLCRTAGTPRAEALRTMIQDDTGAGDDLLDALVAEETGGASEAVPASSDAPARPDLSREEWAAFTAPAPPVTRDFALRETTLGLAGESAEPWSGMRRRFGRIVLADRLREVRALSGFTRVSPDASVVPADSARRLKWLPAVEVYGEGVFLTLDRDALASWEGDARVRQQVSGMRADLDRSFQKDRLEAVTGPELSPRFVLLHTLAHLLIRQLSFESGYTTASLRERIYARPEQDQYGILVYTAAGDAEGTLGGLVRQGEPPRLAETLLRMTEAAAWCSADPLCAEHTGQGFDNLNRAACHACALLPETSCETGNTLLDRALVVGGEHVPGYLQSIVAAARSAAADALEET; this is encoded by the coding sequence GTGAGTCGCACACTTCGGGTACGTCAGTCGCAGACGGTGGTGCCCTTCGGTGTCGGAGCCGTCTTCGACATCCAGGGCGAGTCGTTCGTCGCCACGGGAATCGGCGACTGGCCGACCCGGGGCAGGCAGCGGATCGACTCGCCCAGACTGGCCTCCAGGCTGGGGGCGACCGGTTTCTACGCCGCCCCCGCGACCGCCAACGACCGGTTCGACACTCCGGACGCGCCCGGCGCGCCGTACATCCGCTTTCCTTCCTGGCTGTTCTGCGGAGCCTGTCGGCGCATGAAGCGCTGGCGCATCGCCGACGAGAAGCACGGGCAGGCGCCGCGATGCCCTTCCTGCTCACCGGCCCGGACACTCGCACCCATGCGCTTCGTGCAGATCTGCGCGGCCGGGCACCTCAGCGACATCGACTGGTGGTTCTGGGCCCACTCCCGACGCGAAGCCGCCGAACGGCGCCAGTGCGGAGAGCGGGACAGGCTCAGTTTCCTCGTCTCCGACCGTGCCTCGGGTCTTGAGGCACTCTCCGTGGCATGCACCGCGAAGGGGTGCGGTGCGGCCCGCGATCTGCTCGACGTCCTCGGCACCCACGGCATGCGCTGCTCGGGCCGGAACCCCTGGCAGCGGGCAGGCGAGGCCGTCGAGTGCGTGCGGCCGGTGCAGATCGTGCAGCGCACTGCGGGCAACCTGTACTACCCGCTCGTGCACTCGGCGCTCGACATTCCCGAGACGGACCTACCGGCCCACGCGGACGACGCCCTCGCCCAACGGGTGCGTGAACACGACCTGTGGGTCTCTCTGTGCCGCACGGCCGGAACTCCGCGCGCCGAGGCGCTGCGCACCATGATCCAGGACGACACCGGTGCCGGTGACGATCTGTTGGACGCCCTCGTCGCCGAGGAGACAGGCGGGGCCTCGGAGGCTGTTCCCGCCTCTTCGGACGCTCCGGCGCGGCCCGACCTGAGCCGTGAGGAATGGGCCGCCTTCACGGCTCCGGCACCGCCGGTCACCCGCGACTTCGCGCTGCGTGAGACGACGCTCGGCCTGGCCGGCGAGAGCGCGGAGCCCTGGTCGGGCATGCGCCGACGCTTCGGTCGGATCGTCCTCGCCGACCGACTGCGCGAGGTCCGCGCCCTCTCCGGCTTCACCAGGGTCTCCCCGGACGCCTCCGTCGTGCCCGCCGACAGCGCGCGGCGCCTGAAGTGGCTGCCTGCCGTGGAGGTCTACGGTGAGGGCGTCTTCCTCACCCTCGACCGGGACGCACTCGCCTCCTGGGAAGGCGACGCGCGGGTACGGCAACAGGTGTCCGGCATGCGTGCCGACCTCGACCGCTCGTTCCAGAAGGACCGTCTCGAAGCCGTGACGGGGCCGGAACTCTCGCCGAGGTTCGTGCTGTTGCACACCCTCGCGCACCTGCTGATCCGTCAGCTCTCCTTCGAGTCCGGCTACACGACGGCGAGTCTGCGGGAGAGGATCTACGCCCGCCCCGAGCAGGACCAGTACGGCATCCTCGTGTACACGGCCGCCGGGGACGCCGAGGGCACACTGGGCGGGCTGGTACGCCAGGGTGAGCCTCCGCGCCTGGCCGAGACACTGCTGCGGATGACGGAGGCCGCCGCCTGGTGCTCGGCCGACCCGCTGTGTGCCGAACACACGGGTCAGGGATTCGACAACCTCAACCGGGCGGCCTGCCACGCCTGTGCGCTTCTGCCCGAGACCAGCTGCGAGACCGGCAACACCCTCCTCGACCGTGCCCTCGTCGTCGGCGGCGAGCACGTGCCGGGCTATCTGCAGTCCATCGTCGCCGCCGCCCGCTCCGCAGCCGCCGACGCGTTGGAGGAGACGTGA
- a CDS encoding Gfo/Idh/MocA family oxidoreductase, translating to MRIGILGLGRIGAFHAGTLAGLDVVEELVVSDPLAAAAQAAGEKFGATVADSPEAVFASGIDGVVITAATDAHPGLILAAVEAGIPVFCEKPVAKTVEESLTVLRAVRESGIEAQIGYNRRFDAGCVAARDAVLSGELGALHTVRSTTLDPAPPPAAYVAVSGGIFRDCAVHDFDVVRWVTGREVVEVYATGGNKGAEYIKEAGDVDTASALLTFDDGTIGVISNTRHNARGYDVRLEVHGMKDSIAAGLDSQLPLRSAEPGVTFPSGVPHNFFMDRFAPAYRAELTAFTEVVAGTRTSPCTVADALEASWIAEAATLSVAEHRAVSLDEVRKAAS from the coding sequence ATGCGCATTGGCATCCTGGGGCTGGGCCGCATCGGCGCCTTCCACGCGGGGACTCTCGCCGGGCTGGACGTCGTGGAGGAGCTCGTGGTCTCCGACCCGCTGGCCGCCGCGGCGCAGGCGGCCGGCGAGAAGTTCGGCGCGACCGTGGCCGACTCGCCCGAGGCGGTGTTCGCCTCCGGGATCGACGGTGTCGTGATCACCGCCGCCACCGACGCGCACCCGGGCCTGATCCTGGCCGCCGTCGAGGCGGGCATCCCCGTGTTCTGCGAGAAGCCGGTGGCGAAGACGGTCGAGGAGAGCCTCACCGTGCTGCGCGCCGTCCGCGAGAGCGGCATCGAGGCCCAGATCGGCTACAACCGCCGCTTCGACGCGGGCTGTGTGGCCGCCCGCGACGCCGTCCTCAGCGGTGAGCTGGGCGCGCTGCACACCGTACGGTCGACCACCCTCGACCCGGCCCCGCCGCCGGCGGCGTACGTCGCGGTGTCGGGCGGCATCTTCCGGGACTGCGCGGTGCACGACTTCGACGTGGTGCGCTGGGTGACGGGCCGCGAGGTCGTCGAGGTGTACGCGACGGGCGGCAACAAGGGCGCGGAGTACATCAAGGAGGCGGGTGACGTCGACACGGCGTCCGCACTGCTCACCTTCGACGACGGCACCATCGGCGTCATCTCCAACACCCGCCACAACGCCCGGGGTTACGACGTCCGTCTGGAGGTCCACGGCATGAAGGACAGCATCGCCGCCGGCCTCGACTCCCAGCTCCCGCTGCGCTCCGCCGAGCCCGGTGTCACCTTCCCCTCCGGCGTCCCGCACAACTTCTTCATGGACCGCTTCGCCCCCGCCTACCGCGCCGAACTCACCGCGTTCACCGAGGTCGTCGCCGGCACCCGCACCTCCCCCTGCACGGTCGCCGACGCCCTGGAGGCCAGCTGGATCGCCGAGGCGGCGACCCTGTCGGTGGCGGAGCACCGGGCGGTCTCGCTGGACGAGGTGCGCAAGGCGGCTTCCTGA
- a CDS encoding DNA helicase: MTLTYRDLTAEQRSCLDGLPFDGNHLISGPPGSGKSLLAVQRAVMLALTGTPTTLLTYSNLLRQSLAGAVHTLGPEDRSVRVRTAHAWLGEWYGGTPPKGEDGWFDWPALYERAAESGPVPGLTLVVDEGQDLPPGFYRLCRLLGARVTVFADECQRLTDTNSTLAEIAERLGRCDRHHVEGNHRNTYQTASFAAHFHTGAGSPPLPDRQGPPPRLHHLPERGAADLLLLLAERQPGRSIGVIVHSKHTQFSLLGTLQHRAPRLKPQLYTSDARGGRYRTLDLGRPGIVLVHRRSAKGLGFDTVVIPDTHADAATDPTSAALRMTYYVLATRARFDLHLAYEGESEPPLLAQVGTSVLLRG; this comes from the coding sequence GTGACACTCACCTACCGTGACCTCACCGCGGAACAACGCTCCTGCCTCGACGGACTGCCCTTCGACGGCAACCACCTGATCAGTGGGCCACCCGGCAGCGGGAAAAGTCTCCTGGCGGTCCAGCGAGCCGTCATGCTCGCCCTCACCGGTACTCCGACGACGTTGCTGACGTACTCGAACCTCCTGCGTCAGTCACTGGCCGGGGCCGTACACACGCTGGGCCCGGAGGACCGCAGCGTGCGGGTGAGAACCGCGCACGCATGGCTCGGCGAGTGGTACGGCGGTACGCCCCCGAAGGGCGAGGACGGATGGTTCGACTGGCCGGCTCTCTATGAACGCGCCGCGGAGAGCGGGCCCGTCCCCGGACTCACCCTGGTGGTGGACGAGGGGCAGGACCTGCCGCCCGGGTTCTACCGCCTGTGCCGACTCCTGGGAGCACGGGTGACCGTGTTCGCGGACGAGTGTCAACGGCTGACCGACACGAACTCCACGCTCGCCGAGATCGCCGAGCGCCTCGGCCGGTGCGACCGGCACCATGTCGAGGGCAACCATCGCAACACCTACCAGACCGCGTCGTTCGCGGCTCACTTCCACACGGGCGCCGGTTCACCCCCGTTGCCGGACCGGCAGGGGCCCCCGCCAAGACTCCATCACCTGCCAGAACGCGGCGCGGCCGACCTGCTGCTCCTGTTGGCGGAGAGACAGCCGGGACGCAGCATCGGTGTCATCGTCCACTCGAAACACACCCAGTTCTCGTTGCTCGGCACCCTGCAACACCGAGCACCGAGGCTCAAACCACAGCTGTACACCTCCGATGCCAGGGGCGGGCGCTATCGCACGCTCGACCTCGGCCGTCCCGGCATCGTGCTGGTCCACCGCAGAAGCGCCAAGGGGCTCGGATTCGACACGGTGGTCATACCCGACACGCACGCCGACGCGGCCACGGATCCCACTTCGGCTGCCCTGCGCATGACCTACTACGTCCTTGCCACGCGTGCCCGGTTCGACCTTCACCTTGCGTACGAGGGAGAGTCCGAACCGCCCTTGCTCGCACAAGTGGGGACGAGCGTGCTGCTGCGCGGGTGA
- a CDS encoding helicase-related protein gives MDPRHELVAYLHRQLVGPAGGEHEMLDAPPDRQYLMGTLYPQEADLQRQLVLAAEDPEGAGTERAAEDTAPAGDPIPESNAWLPSSLGFSFYTDAATVEVGCAGARYVTHSATGERGRRWERVALPAEQHTLGPDRDHIEVLDGRAELRVRRRHFGVGQLVTVALVNTARHEPALGKTAHWDRMLFQVALEARPLDGEVLQYPSVRLASRDPEEQELRLQYRHVRTHAVGHGCAVEEQYGGTGDRVTGIRAAVMPEAEVSGVRAAGPSGSQVLDLRHLADPDVPLAQLREELGEFAADYRAWYVGQLTTEIPSWGRDAAHRILDRIAAAVSRIESGVRTLCDPDRPELLRAFRAANRAMALQMRHSARDQAGERRSRRDPVLLDPEPDPRATWRPFQLAFFLLALDGVADPRHPDRDTTDLIWFPTGGGKTEAYLLLAAFAMVLRRGDPDGRGTAVLSRYTLSLLTTQQFQRAATTVCALETFRRDDPDTYGEEPFTIGLWVGEATSPNTYEKARAAFDDVRAAARPDDVFILDRCPWCGTRILPARKSPDIGDYGVRASADAFAFFCPRDECAFHDELPVAVVDEHLYDRPPTFVLGTVDKFARLAWEPRAGRLFGAGTANQPPSLVIQDELHLLTGPLGTTVGLYESAVLGLCTTSDGTGPKIVASTATIRRSGEQIQALYGGAAQLFPPAGLDARHSYFAEPDTSRTGRRYLGVMAQGHTAGRAAVATAAAMLQGAWELPEEHRDAYWTLVAYHHSLRELGRTVTAAADDIPAQIAGLDTGAGTRRLPDHQVQELTSNLPRAEQPVLLDRLEKPWDDPQSVSFLPCTNMLSVGVDVKRLALMLMQGQPKTTAEYIQATSRVGRHTVPGLVVTFFNATRPRDRSHYETFDVYHRSLYRHVEPTSVTPWSVPSRRRALHAALVILVRHGLGLAAENQAGQVIDRLPEVERLVVDLAARADAREPGVGDDVRKELSALLADWEDAARQARKDGRELYYRSQGKGQSNLIKSFEHIYGLWETPNSMRNVDRECQVTVKGADL, from the coding sequence ATGGATCCCAGACACGAACTCGTCGCCTATCTGCACCGCCAACTCGTCGGCCCGGCAGGGGGAGAGCACGAGATGCTCGACGCCCCGCCCGACCGGCAGTACCTGATGGGCACCCTCTATCCCCAAGAGGCAGACCTGCAACGCCAGTTGGTCCTTGCGGCGGAGGACCCGGAAGGGGCCGGCACCGAACGCGCGGCCGAGGACACCGCCCCGGCGGGCGATCCGATCCCGGAATCCAACGCCTGGCTTCCCTCCTCCCTCGGCTTCAGCTTCTACACCGACGCCGCCACCGTCGAGGTCGGCTGTGCCGGTGCCCGCTATGTGACCCACTCCGCCACGGGGGAACGCGGCAGGCGTTGGGAACGTGTGGCGCTGCCGGCCGAGCAGCACACGCTCGGCCCCGACCGCGACCACATCGAAGTCCTCGACGGCAGGGCCGAACTGCGCGTCCGGCGCCGTCACTTCGGCGTCGGCCAACTGGTCACCGTCGCTCTCGTCAACACCGCTCGCCATGAGCCGGCCCTCGGCAAGACTGCCCACTGGGACCGCATGCTCTTTCAAGTAGCACTGGAAGCAAGGCCGTTGGATGGCGAAGTCCTCCAGTACCCGAGTGTCCGTCTGGCCAGCCGTGATCCGGAGGAGCAGGAACTGCGTCTGCAGTACCGGCACGTCCGGACCCACGCAGTCGGCCATGGCTGCGCGGTCGAAGAGCAGTACGGCGGCACAGGGGACCGGGTGACCGGGATCAGGGCCGCGGTCATGCCGGAGGCCGAGGTGAGCGGTGTCCGTGCGGCGGGTCCGAGTGGCTCCCAGGTGCTCGACCTTCGGCACCTGGCCGACCCCGACGTGCCTCTCGCACAACTGCGGGAGGAGCTGGGCGAGTTCGCGGCCGACTACCGTGCCTGGTACGTAGGCCAGCTGACCACGGAAATCCCCTCCTGGGGCCGGGATGCCGCCCACCGGATCCTGGACCGTATCGCTGCCGCGGTCTCCAGGATCGAATCAGGCGTACGCACCCTGTGCGACCCCGACCGCCCCGAACTGCTCCGTGCCTTTCGCGCCGCGAACCGCGCCATGGCCCTGCAGATGCGACACTCGGCACGCGACCAGGCCGGAGAACGCCGCTCCCGCCGCGACCCCGTACTTCTCGATCCCGAACCGGACCCGCGGGCCACCTGGCGCCCCTTCCAGCTGGCGTTCTTCCTGCTCGCTCTGGACGGTGTGGCCGACCCACGGCACCCGGACCGGGACACCACGGACCTGATCTGGTTCCCCACCGGTGGTGGCAAGACGGAGGCGTATCTGCTGCTCGCCGCCTTCGCCATGGTGCTGCGGCGCGGCGACCCCGACGGCCGGGGCACCGCGGTGCTCAGCCGCTACACCCTCAGTCTCCTCACCACCCAGCAGTTCCAGCGCGCGGCCACCACGGTCTGCGCTCTGGAGACCTTCCGCCGTGACGACCCGGACACCTACGGCGAGGAGCCCTTCACGATCGGCCTGTGGGTGGGCGAGGCCACGTCACCGAACACGTACGAAAAGGCACGAGCGGCCTTCGACGACGTCCGTGCCGCCGCCCGGCCCGACGACGTCTTCATTCTCGACCGCTGCCCCTGGTGCGGCACCCGCATCCTGCCCGCCCGCAAGTCGCCCGACATCGGAGACTACGGGGTGCGAGCGTCGGCGGACGCGTTCGCGTTCTTCTGTCCACGTGACGAGTGCGCCTTCCACGACGAACTGCCCGTCGCCGTCGTCGACGAGCATCTCTACGACCGACCGCCGACCTTCGTGCTCGGTACCGTCGACAAGTTCGCCCGCCTGGCGTGGGAGCCGCGTGCCGGACGCCTGTTCGGCGCGGGAACCGCGAACCAACCGCCGTCACTCGTCATCCAGGACGAGCTGCACCTCCTCACCGGCCCCCTCGGCACCACCGTAGGCCTGTACGAATCGGCCGTCCTGGGGCTGTGCACCACGTCCGACGGGACCGGGCCGAAGATCGTGGCCTCGACGGCCACGATCCGACGCTCCGGCGAGCAGATCCAGGCCCTCTACGGCGGTGCCGCCCAGCTGTTCCCGCCGGCCGGGCTCGACGCGCGCCACTCGTACTTCGCCGAACCCGACACCTCCCGCACGGGGCGGCGCTACCTCGGCGTCATGGCCCAGGGACACACGGCCGGTCGCGCCGCGGTGGCCACGGCGGCCGCCATGCTGCAGGGCGCCTGGGAACTGCCCGAAGAGCATCGGGACGCGTACTGGACGCTCGTCGCCTACCACCACAGCCTGCGCGAACTCGGCCGTACCGTCACCGCCGCCGCCGATGACATCCCCGCCCAGATCGCGGGACTCGACACGGGCGCGGGAACGCGCAGGCTGCCGGACCACCAGGTGCAGGAACTCACCAGCAACCTGCCGCGCGCGGAACAGCCCGTCCTGCTCGACCGGCTGGAGAAGCCGTGGGACGACCCGCAGTCGGTGTCCTTCCTGCCCTGCACCAACATGCTGTCCGTCGGCGTCGACGTGAAGCGCCTCGCGCTGATGCTGATGCAGGGCCAGCCCAAGACGACCGCCGAGTACATCCAGGCCACCAGTCGCGTGGGCCGGCACACCGTGCCGGGACTCGTCGTGACCTTCTTCAACGCCACCCGCCCGCGCGACCGTTCGCACTACGAGACCTTCGACGTCTACCACCGCTCGCTGTACCGGCACGTCGAGCCGACCAGCGTCACCCCCTGGTCGGTACCGTCGCGGCGGCGCGCCCTGCACGCCGCGCTCGTCATCCTCGTTCGGCACGGGCTGGGGCTGGCTGCCGAGAACCAGGCCGGGCAGGTGATCGACCGGCTGCCCGAAGTGGAGAGGCTGGTCGTGGACCTGGCTGCCCGCGCCGACGCACGGGAGCCGGGTGTGGGGGACGACGTGCGCAAGGAACTGTCCGCGCTCCTCGCCGACTGGGAGGACGCCGCCCGCCAGGCCCGCAAGGACGGCCGCGAGCTGTACTACCGCAGCCAGGGCAAGGGACAGTCCAACCTGATCAAGAGCTTCGAGCACATCTACGGCCTGTGGGAGACCCCGAACTCCATGCGCAACGTGGACCGGGAATGCCAGGTGACAGTGAAGGGAGCCGACCTGTGA